A window from Sebastes fasciatus isolate fSebFas1 chromosome 22, fSebFas1.pri, whole genome shotgun sequence encodes these proteins:
- the LOC141760589 gene encoding up-regulator of cell proliferation-like isoform X6: MMVNVTARNVNCTPACDSTCGDLQLDLDNLVKSTNSGDMLNPLDIITALFLCSDGFVQQEIALKMSMCQFSVPLLLPNCDTKQCTLMLWAMRDIVKKYRPQSLSESKGFIEDRIVLSKLPMISFVRLGQCSLSKSEILNKLLSNSQQYHDTFVHHDMECGDSPRRISDGLAEITWYLPCGNKNMDVFSEPVAVANLRGDVASFETQFSFLCQTSAAVFVFFDNLDSECKLLTNQQHKAQIFLVGNHQSNRFSTDALKKVATKLGLTNSNILLKAKHMNDSDFVKDLRKKVSNVLENSKMKMGVEQMADIAHELGIVVDEDSPECQTAKKNADAITAEIKDILKYKEAQLPLQGQIWKELARLEKEEVRLRNVGSEKIEDYKSDLQVQKTKLREKQNSYDISNAMSCFIYAISSPGIERCYFLKWMRMNLDNVSRDKLSDLREQYKKKCKNSENKEEIKEIDRQLSNSSLGTEHFFREMGQIYEASLSLPETDPSRQQLQHLPKLCAELLRDGFPLELVDGDASNIPLRWVSDVLSQLNDLVSPKSKILVATVLGVQSTGKSTLLNTMFGVQFAVSSGRCTRGAFMLLIRVDEDFKKELNCDFMVIIDTEGLKSPELAQLDNSYEHDNELATLVVGLSDITIINIAMENSTEMKDILQIVVHAFLRMTEVGKKPKCQFVHQNVSDVSANEKNLRDRKLLLQQLNEMTQAAAKMEKREENMSFTDVMEYSPDTGNWYIPGLWNGNPPMAPVNAGYSEAVYELKKNIIQILGRCESSANNVSDFTEWMKSLWNAVKHENFIFSFKNSLEADAYMRLCREFNKWEWEFKKEMYTWVTNAETRISNFGTVAVKSKISDMSEFLTHLKSDAATVLSKWETTLVENLEQYFKQTEGHVYLVEGHRERFANSAKSLQQEMKNSVFTQLRAAADIRQGMTKLDRIKENHTKELEEKVHRLIDQCRGKRVKMTDKDLDKEFDKMWIETVNELPFPKQKATNVISSVNLYLRENLTHKGSRVCQLLDKKSLQDCGLEPFTYTAEGILKQITHHVSKLLNIEDHVKILQNIADSIITMCTQFLTEKMESKNNYHDNYIQEILHMIDERLESNQNVKREIEFEVSLKQHICGDAARQFQKMHDDFLHANDPYRCLNQNKEKFRADFQDVFHKRDQCRKKADEFTNRCLTPAVEDFVNRSLGPDIIGEMLTSEQFGTRIFLQYSILLDLLSKDDFKSYESYICSYEEYVKKWILDQIVERFSNVSTTFEFENRHVLSSINSINAAINKAKTEKSGNLKTFVEDVCQELGDKLVISQDALGAFMILNNADQEQFAHWLTECLKDMAETLGEKFKETNIQMKLKTLHVKPQNELFTKLIGCGRQCPFCAAPCEAGDKAHTEHWTSLHRPQGLGRFRCERTEELITDVCSSSVISDNLFRCFATRFECYPYKRYADIYPNWRIAPDASLQASDYWKYVMAKFNKQFAEAYKAKPAHIPFTWKQITCKQAEESLKESFSIK; encoded by the coding sequence ATGATGGTGAATGTGACAGCTAGGAATGTGAATTGTACACCTGCATGTGACTCAACCTGTGGTGATCTGCAGTTAGATCTTGATAATCTAGTCAAAAGTACAAATTCAGGTGACATGCTAAACCCCCTTGACATAATCACTGCACTCTTTCTGTGTTCTGATGGTTTTGTACAGCAGGAAATTGCCCTCAAAATGTCTATGTGTCAGTTTTCTGTGCCTCTGTTGCTTCCTAATTGTGACACAAAGCAGTGCACACTCATGCTTTGGGCCATGAGAGACATTGTTAAAAAGTACAGACCTCAGTCACTTTCAGAATCCAAGGGCTTTATTGAGGACAGAATAGTTCTCTCTAAACTTCCAATGATATCTTTTGTGAGACTGGGTCAGTGCTCCCTGTCCAAGTCAGAGATCCTCAATAAGCTTCTGAGCAATTCTCAGCAGTACCATGACACCTTTGTTCATCATGATATGGAGTGTGGTGACAGTCCAAGGAGAATATCCGATGGATTGGCTGAAATAACTTGGTACCTTCCTTGTGGGAACAAAAACATGGATGTCTTCAGTGAGCCAGTAGCTGTAGCTAACCTTCGTGGGGACGTTGCTTCATTTGAaacacaattttcttttttgtgtcagACATCTGCAGCAGTTTTTGTGTTCTTTGACAATTTAGACTCTGAGTGCAAGCTGCTTACCAACCAACAACACAAGGCACAGATCTTCTTGGTGGGTAACCATCAAAGCAATCGCTTCAGTACAGATGCTCTAAAAAAGGTAGCAACCAAGTTGGGCTTGACTAACAGCAACATCCTTTTGAAGGCTAAGCACATGAATGATTCAGACTTTGTCAAGGATTTGCGGAAAAAAGTCAGCAATGTACTTGAGAACTCAAAGATGAAGATGGGAGTTGAGCAGATGGCTGACATTGCCCATGAACTGGGCATCGTGGTGGATGAAGACTCTCCAGAGTGCCAGACTGCCAAGAAAAATGCAGATGCCATCACTGCTGAAATTAAAGACATCCTTAAATACAAAGAAGCTCAGCTACCCTTGCAAGGCCAAATATGGAAAGAACTGGCTCGCTTAGAGAAAGAAGAAGTTCGGCTTCGAAACGTTGGGTCTGAAAAAATAGAAGACTACAAAAGTGATCTTCAGGTACAGAAAACAAAACTTCGAGAGAAACAGAACTCTTATGACATATCAAATGCAATGTCATGTTTCATCTATGCAATATCAAGCCCAGGGATAGAGAGGTGCTATTTCCTGAAATGGATGCGAATGAACCTCGATAACGTGTCTCGAGACAAACTGTCTGACCTCAGGGAGCAGtacaaaaagaaatgcaaaaactCTGAGAACAAAGAGGAAATCAAAGAAATTGACAGACAACTTTCCAACAGCTCACTGGGGACTGAACACTTCTTCCGTGAAATGGGTCAGATCTATGAAGCTTCGCTTTCCCTCCCAGAAACAGACCCATCACGTCAACAATTACAGCATCTGCCCAAACTATGTGCAGAATTGTTACGTGATGGATTTCCCCTTGAGCTTGTAGATGGAGATGCATCCAACATACCTCTCAGATGGGTGAGTGACGTTCTCTCTCAGCTCAACGACTTGGTGTCTCCTAAGAGCAAGATACTGGTAGCCACAGTACTTGGAGTGCAGAGCACAGGAAAGTCCACTCTCCTCAACACCATGTTTGGAGTGCAGTTTGCTGTCAGCAGTGGTCGATGCACTCGAGGTGCCTTTATGTTGCTCATCAGAGTCGATGAAGATTTCAAAAAAGAACTCAATTGTGACTTCATGGTGATCATTGACACCGAGGGCTTAAAGTCACCAGAGCTTGCACAACTGGACAATAGCTATGAGCACGACAATGAGCTTGCAACACTTGTTGTGGGGCTCAGTGATATCACCATCATCAATATTGCAATGGAGAATTCAACAGAAATGAAAGACATCCTACAAATAGTGGTGCATGCTTTCCTGAGGATGACAGAGGTGGGCAAAAAGCCCAAATGTCAGTTTGTTCACCAGAATGTGTCAGATGTTTCAGCAAATGAGAAGAACTTACGAGACAGAAAACTGCTCTTGCAACAGTTAAACGAGATGACCCAGGCAGCAGCCAAAatggaaaagagagaggagaacatGAGCTTCACTGATGTGATGGAGTACAGTCCAGACACTGGGAACTGGTACATTCCTGGACTCTGGAATGGAAACCCACCAATGGCACCAGTCAATGCAGGGTACAGCGAAGCTGTATATGAGCTTAAGAAGAACATAATCCAAATTTTGGGAAGATGTGAGTCATCTGCTAATAATGTCTCGGACTTTACAGAGTGGATGAAAAGCCTGTGGAACGCAGTCAAGCATGAAAACTTCATCTTCAGCTTCAAAAACAGCCTGGAGGCTGATGCATACATGAGGCTGTGCAGAGAATTCAACAAATGGGAATGGGaattcaaaaaagaaatgtacacGTGGGTTACAAATGCTGAAACCAGAATTTCCAATTTTGGTACAGTTGCTGTGAAATCTAAGATATCTGACATGTCAGAATTTCTCACACATTTGAAAAGTGATGCTGCCACAGTGCTGTCTAAATGGGAGACAACGCTTGTTGAGAATCTGGAACAGTACTTCAAGCAAACAGAGGGTCATGTCTATCTAGTTGAAGGACACAGAGAGCGCTTTGCAAACAGTGCAAAGAGCCTTCAACAAGAAATGAAGAACTCCGTGTTTactcagctcagagcagcagctgaCATCAGACAGGGAATGACAAAACTTGATAGAATCAAGGAGAACCACACAAAAGAATTAGAAGAAAAAGTGCATAGACTGATTGATCAATGTCGGGGAAAAAGAGTCAAGATGACAGACAAAGACCTGGACAAAGAATTTGACAAGATGTGGATTGAAACGGTAAATGAACTACCTTTTCCAAAACAAAAGGCCACAAATGTCATCTCAAGTGTGAACCTCTACCTGAGAGAGAATCTAACACATAAGGGGAGTCGTGTATGTCAATTATTAGATAAAAAAAGCCTGCAAGATTGTGGACTGGAGCCTTTCACATATACAGCGGAAGGAATTTTGAAGCAGATAACACACCACGTCAGCAAGTTATTAAACATTGAAGATCATGTAAAGATTTTACAAAACATAGCTGACAGCATCATAACAATGTGCACACAGTTTTTGACTGAAAAGATGGAAAGCAAGAACAATTACCATGACAATTACATCCAAGAGATCCTACACATGATTGATGAGAGGCTGGAAAGCAACCAGAATGTTAAGCGAGAGATCGAGTTCGAAGTTTCTTTGAAACAGCACATCTGTGGAGATGCAGCCAGACAGTTTCAGAAAATGCATGACGATTTCTTACATGCGAATGATCCCTACAGATGTCTGAATCAAAACAAGGAAAAGTTCCGTGCTGATTTTCAAGACGTGTTCCATAAACGAGACCAGTGCCGGAAGAAGGCAGACGAATTCACAAACCGCTGCCTGACGCCTGCAGTCGAAGACTTTGTCAACCGTTCCTTGGGTCCTGACATCATTGGTGAAATGCTGACAAGTGAGCAGTTCGGCACACGAATATTCCTCCAGTATTCAATTTTACTGGATTTGCTCTCAAAGGATGACTTCAAAAGTTATGAAAGCTATATCTGCTCATACGAGGAGTATGTAAAGAAATGGATTCTCGACCAAATAGTGGAACGCTTCTCGAATGTGTCTACGACGTTTGAGTTTGAGAATCGCCATGTTCTGTCAAGTATCAACAGCATAAATGCTGCTATCAACAAAGCTAAAACAGAAAAGAGTGGCAACTTGAAGACATTCGTTGAAGATGTCTGTCAGGAACTTGGTGATAAACTGGTCATTTCCCAAGATGCTCTTGGTGCTTTCATGATCCTGAACAATGCCGACCAGGAACAGTTTGCTCACTGGCTCACTGAGTGTCTGAAGGACATGGCAGAAACTCTTGGAGAGAAGTTTAAAGAAACGAACATTCAGATGAAACTAAAAACTCTTCACGTGAAGCCTCAGAACGAGCTTTTCACCAAACTGATTGGATGTGGTAGACAGTGTCCATTCTGCGCAGCACCTTGTGAGGCAGGAGACAAAGCCCACACTGAGCACTGGACTTCACTACATCGGCCACAAGGTCTGGGTAGATTCAGGTGTGAAAGGACAGAAGAACTTATCACTGACGTATGCTCTTCCTCTGTGATCAGTGACaatttgttccgctgctttgccaCACGTTTTGAATGTTACCCCTACAAGCGTTACGCAGACATTTACCCAAACTGGAGAATCGCTCCAGATGCAAGCCTTCAGGCATCAGACTACTGGAAATATGTAATGGCAAAATTCAACAAGCAGTTTGCCGAAGCATATAAAGCAAAGCCTGCTCATATTCCTTTTACTTGGAAACAGATCACATGTAAGCAAGCAGAGGAAAGCCTCAAAGAGTCATTCAGCATCAAGTGA
- the LOC141760589 gene encoding interferon-induced very large GTPase 1-like isoform X1 gives MAESVPTMDDSDEEEFHDAPDSFSELSCEEGENTPPTPQSDCVPPPGEVKVLNAGQDTVTLGFSLTDSVRYKLQLGYTCDTQRGSLITEESSTVEVKGLIPGNEYTFSIVRIAADGNRSKATLLSVFTELSPPVQITVYQVSSESLSLRWDRPAGEVESYIVTCCHGVDIVEELTDTNKLTLSNLKPGVCYSLLVSQLRNGRRSKPAATSAHTKTHLESLLEDLGLEHLYKKKLSLSTILQIDEKTITEEPAKRNSDLPWYFLKKLMMVNVTARNVNCTPACDSTCGDLQLDLDNLVKSTNSGDMLNPLDIITALFLCSDGFVQQEIALKMSMCQFSVPLLLPNCDTKQCTLMLWAMRDIVKKYRPQSLSESKGFIEDRIVLSKLPMISFVRLGQCSLSKSEILNKLLSNSQQYHDTFVHHDMECGDSPRRISDGLAEITWYLPCGNKNMDVFSEPVAVANLRGDVASFETQFSFLCQTSAAVFVFFDNLDSECKLLTNQQHKAQIFLVGNHQSNRFSTDALKKVATKLGLTNSNILLKAKHMNDSDFVKDLRKKVSNVLENSKMKMGVEQMADIAHELGIVVDEDSPECQTAKKNADAITAEIKDILKYKEAQLPLQGQIWKELARLEKEEVRLRNVGSEKIEDYKSDLQVQKTKLREKQNSYDISNAMSCFIYAISSPGIERCYFLKWMRMNLDNVSRDKLSDLREQYKKKCKNSENKEEIKEIDRQLSNSSLGTEHFFREMGQIYEASLSLPETDPSRQQLQHLPKLCAELLRDGFPLELVDGDASNIPLRWVSDVLSQLNDLVSPKSKILVATVLGVQSTGKSTLLNTMFGVQFAVSSGRCTRGAFMLLIRVDEDFKKELNCDFMVIIDTEGLKSPELAQLDNSYEHDNELATLVVGLSDITIINIAMENSTEMKDILQIVVHAFLRMTEVGKKPKCQFVHQNVSDVSANEKNLRDRKLLLQQLNEMTQAAAKMEKREENMSFTDVMEYSPDTGNWYIPGLWNGNPPMAPVNAGYSEAVYELKKNIIQILGRCESSANNVSDFTEWMKSLWNAVKHENFIFSFKNSLEADAYMRLCREFNKWEWEFKKEMYTWVTNAETRISNFGTVAVKSKISDMSEFLTHLKSDAATVLSKWETTLVENLEQYFKQTEGHVYLVEGHRERFANSAKSLQQEMKNSVFTQLRAAADIRQGMTKLDRIKENHTKELEEKVHRLIDQCRGKRVKMTDKDLDKEFDKMWIETVNELPFPKQKATNVISSVNLYLRENLTHKGSRVCQLLDKKSLQDCGLEPFTYTAEGILKQITHHVSKLLNIEDHVKILQNIADSIITMCTQFLTEKMESKNNYHDNYIQEILHMIDERLESNQNVKREIEFEVSLKQHICGDAARQFQKMHDDFLHANDPYRCLNQNKEKFRADFQDVFHKRDQCRKKADEFTNRCLTPAVEDFVNRSLGPDIIGEMLTSEQFGTRIFLQYSILLDLLSKDDFKSYESYICSYEEYVKKWILDQIVERFSNVSTTFEFENRHVLSSINSINAAINKAKTEKSGNLKTFVEDVCQELGDKLVISQDALGAFMILNNADQEQFAHWLTECLKDMAETLGEKFKETNIQMKLKTLHVKPQNELFTKLIGCGRQCPFCAAPCEAGDKAHTEHWTSLHRPQGLGRFRCERTEELITDVCSSSVISDNLFRCFATRFECYPYKRYADIYPNWRIAPDASLQASDYWKYVMAKFNKQFAEAYKAKPAHIPFTWKQITCKQAEESLKESFSIK, from the exons ATGGCTGAAAGTGTACCCACAATGGATGACTCCGATGAGGAG GAGTTCCATGATGCGCCCGATTCCTTCTCTGAGCTTTCCTGTGAGGAAGGAGAGAACACTCCACCAACACCACAGTCTGACT GTGTCCCTCCACCAGGAGAAGTAAAAGTTCTCAATGCTGGCCAGGACACTGTTACTCTTGGCTTTTCACTCACTGACTCTGTTAGGTATAAACTGCAATTAGGTTACACCTGTGACACCCAGAGAGGCAGTTTAATCACAGAGGAATCCAGCACTGTGGAGGTTAAGGGACTGATTCCTGGGAATGAGTATACTTTCAGCATCGTGAGGATTGCAGCCGATGGAAATCGAAGCAAAGCGACCTTGCTATCTGTCTTCACAG AGCTCAGCCCTCCTGTGCAGATCACAGTCTATCAGGTCAGCAGTGAGTCACTGTCTCTGCGTTGGGACCGCCCTGCTGGTGAGGTGGAGAGTTACATTGTGACTTGTTGCCATGGGGTAGACATTGTGGAAGAGttaacagacacaaacaaactgactcTCAGCAACCTGAAGCCAGGAGTGTGTTACTCTCTGCTGGTTTCACAACTCAGGAATGGCAGAAGAAGCAAGCCAGCTGCAACATCTGCCCACACAA AAACGCATCTAGAGAGCTTATTGGAGGATCTGGGGTTGGAGCATCTCTACAAAAAGAAGCTATCCCTAAGCACAATACTTCAGATTGACGAGAAGACCATTACTGAGGAACCTGCCAAGCGTAACTCAGATCTTCCATGGTATTTTCTAAAGAAACTAATGATGGTGAATGTGACAGCTAGGAATGTGAATTGTACACCTGCATGTGACTCAACCTGTGGTGATCTGCAGTTAGATCTTGATAATCTAGTCAAAAGTACAAATTCAGGTGACATGCTAAACCCCCTTGACATAATCACTGCACTCTTTCTGTGTTCTGATGGTTTTGTACAGCAGGAAATTGCCCTCAAAATGTCTATGTGTCAGTTTTCTGTGCCTCTGTTGCTTCCTAATTGTGACACAAAGCAGTGCACACTCATGCTTTGGGCCATGAGAGACATTGTTAAAAAGTACAGACCTCAGTCACTTTCAGAATCCAAGGGCTTTATTGAGGACAGAATAGTTCTCTCTAAACTTCCAATGATATCTTTTGTGAGACTGGGTCAGTGCTCCCTGTCCAAGTCAGAGATCCTCAATAAGCTTCTGAGCAATTCTCAGCAGTACCATGACACCTTTGTTCATCATGATATGGAGTGTGGTGACAGTCCAAGGAGAATATCCGATGGATTGGCTGAAATAACTTGGTACCTTCCTTGTGGGAACAAAAACATGGATGTCTTCAGTGAGCCAGTAGCTGTAGCTAACCTTCGTGGGGACGTTGCTTCATTTGAaacacaattttcttttttgtgtcagACATCTGCAGCAGTTTTTGTGTTCTTTGACAATTTAGACTCTGAGTGCAAGCTGCTTACCAACCAACAACACAAGGCACAGATCTTCTTGGTGGGTAACCATCAAAGCAATCGCTTCAGTACAGATGCTCTAAAAAAGGTAGCAACCAAGTTGGGCTTGACTAACAGCAACATCCTTTTGAAGGCTAAGCACATGAATGATTCAGACTTTGTCAAGGATTTGCGGAAAAAAGTCAGCAATGTACTTGAGAACTCAAAGATGAAGATGGGAGTTGAGCAGATGGCTGACATTGCCCATGAACTGGGCATCGTGGTGGATGAAGACTCTCCAGAGTGCCAGACTGCCAAGAAAAATGCAGATGCCATCACTGCTGAAATTAAAGACATCCTTAAATACAAAGAAGCTCAGCTACCCTTGCAAGGCCAAATATGGAAAGAACTGGCTCGCTTAGAGAAAGAAGAAGTTCGGCTTCGAAACGTTGGGTCTGAAAAAATAGAAGACTACAAAAGTGATCTTCAGGTACAGAAAACAAAACTTCGAGAGAAACAGAACTCTTATGACATATCAAATGCAATGTCATGTTTCATCTATGCAATATCAAGCCCAGGGATAGAGAGGTGCTATTTCCTGAAATGGATGCGAATGAACCTCGATAACGTGTCTCGAGACAAACTGTCTGACCTCAGGGAGCAGtacaaaaagaaatgcaaaaactCTGAGAACAAAGAGGAAATCAAAGAAATTGACAGACAACTTTCCAACAGCTCACTGGGGACTGAACACTTCTTCCGTGAAATGGGTCAGATCTATGAAGCTTCGCTTTCCCTCCCAGAAACAGACCCATCACGTCAACAATTACAGCATCTGCCCAAACTATGTGCAGAATTGTTACGTGATGGATTTCCCCTTGAGCTTGTAGATGGAGATGCATCCAACATACCTCTCAGATGGGTGAGTGACGTTCTCTCTCAGCTCAACGACTTGGTGTCTCCTAAGAGCAAGATACTGGTAGCCACAGTACTTGGAGTGCAGAGCACAGGAAAGTCCACTCTCCTCAACACCATGTTTGGAGTGCAGTTTGCTGTCAGCAGTGGTCGATGCACTCGAGGTGCCTTTATGTTGCTCATCAGAGTCGATGAAGATTTCAAAAAAGAACTCAATTGTGACTTCATGGTGATCATTGACACCGAGGGCTTAAAGTCACCAGAGCTTGCACAACTGGACAATAGCTATGAGCACGACAATGAGCTTGCAACACTTGTTGTGGGGCTCAGTGATATCACCATCATCAATATTGCAATGGAGAATTCAACAGAAATGAAAGACATCCTACAAATAGTGGTGCATGCTTTCCTGAGGATGACAGAGGTGGGCAAAAAGCCCAAATGTCAGTTTGTTCACCAGAATGTGTCAGATGTTTCAGCAAATGAGAAGAACTTACGAGACAGAAAACTGCTCTTGCAACAGTTAAACGAGATGACCCAGGCAGCAGCCAAAatggaaaagagagaggagaacatGAGCTTCACTGATGTGATGGAGTACAGTCCAGACACTGGGAACTGGTACATTCCTGGACTCTGGAATGGAAACCCACCAATGGCACCAGTCAATGCAGGGTACAGCGAAGCTGTATATGAGCTTAAGAAGAACATAATCCAAATTTTGGGAAGATGTGAGTCATCTGCTAATAATGTCTCGGACTTTACAGAGTGGATGAAAAGCCTGTGGAACGCAGTCAAGCATGAAAACTTCATCTTCAGCTTCAAAAACAGCCTGGAGGCTGATGCATACATGAGGCTGTGCAGAGAATTCAACAAATGGGAATGGGaattcaaaaaagaaatgtacacGTGGGTTACAAATGCTGAAACCAGAATTTCCAATTTTGGTACAGTTGCTGTGAAATCTAAGATATCTGACATGTCAGAATTTCTCACACATTTGAAAAGTGATGCTGCCACAGTGCTGTCTAAATGGGAGACAACGCTTGTTGAGAATCTGGAACAGTACTTCAAGCAAACAGAGGGTCATGTCTATCTAGTTGAAGGACACAGAGAGCGCTTTGCAAACAGTGCAAAGAGCCTTCAACAAGAAATGAAGAACTCCGTGTTTactcagctcagagcagcagctgaCATCAGACAGGGAATGACAAAACTTGATAGAATCAAGGAGAACCACACAAAAGAATTAGAAGAAAAAGTGCATAGACTGATTGATCAATGTCGGGGAAAAAGAGTCAAGATGACAGACAAAGACCTGGACAAAGAATTTGACAAGATGTGGATTGAAACGGTAAATGAACTACCTTTTCCAAAACAAAAGGCCACAAATGTCATCTCAAGTGTGAACCTCTACCTGAGAGAGAATCTAACACATAAGGGGAGTCGTGTATGTCAATTATTAGATAAAAAAAGCCTGCAAGATTGTGGACTGGAGCCTTTCACATATACAGCGGAAGGAATTTTGAAGCAGATAACACACCACGTCAGCAAGTTATTAAACATTGAAGATCATGTAAAGATTTTACAAAACATAGCTGACAGCATCATAACAATGTGCACACAGTTTTTGACTGAAAAGATGGAAAGCAAGAACAATTACCATGACAATTACATCCAAGAGATCCTACACATGATTGATGAGAGGCTGGAAAGCAACCAGAATGTTAAGCGAGAGATCGAGTTCGAAGTTTCTTTGAAACAGCACATCTGTGGAGATGCAGCCAGACAGTTTCAGAAAATGCATGACGATTTCTTACATGCGAATGATCCCTACAGATGTCTGAATCAAAACAAGGAAAAGTTCCGTGCTGATTTTCAAGACGTGTTCCATAAACGAGACCAGTGCCGGAAGAAGGCAGACGAATTCACAAACCGCTGCCTGACGCCTGCAGTCGAAGACTTTGTCAACCGTTCCTTGGGTCCTGACATCATTGGTGAAATGCTGACAAGTGAGCAGTTCGGCACACGAATATTCCTCCAGTATTCAATTTTACTGGATTTGCTCTCAAAGGATGACTTCAAAAGTTATGAAAGCTATATCTGCTCATACGAGGAGTATGTAAAGAAATGGATTCTCGACCAAATAGTGGAACGCTTCTCGAATGTGTCTACGACGTTTGAGTTTGAGAATCGCCATGTTCTGTCAAGTATCAACAGCATAAATGCTGCTATCAACAAAGCTAAAACAGAAAAGAGTGGCAACTTGAAGACATTCGTTGAAGATGTCTGTCAGGAACTTGGTGATAAACTGGTCATTTCCCAAGATGCTCTTGGTGCTTTCATGATCCTGAACAATGCCGACCAGGAACAGTTTGCTCACTGGCTCACTGAGTGTCTGAAGGACATGGCAGAAACTCTTGGAGAGAAGTTTAAAGAAACGAACATTCAGATGAAACTAAAAACTCTTCACGTGAAGCCTCAGAACGAGCTTTTCACCAAACTGATTGGATGTGGTAGACAGTGTCCATTCTGCGCAGCACCTTGTGAGGCAGGAGACAAAGCCCACACTGAGCACTGGACTTCACTACATCGGCCACAAGGTCTGGGTAGATTCAGGTGTGAAAGGACAGAAGAACTTATCACTGACGTATGCTCTTCCTCTGTGATCAGTGACaatttgttccgctgctttgccaCACGTTTTGAATGTTACCCCTACAAGCGTTACGCAGACATTTACCCAAACTGGAGAATCGCTCCAGATGCAAGCCTTCAGGCATCAGACTACTGGAAATATGTAATGGCAAAATTCAACAAGCAGTTTGCCGAAGCATATAAAGCAAAGCCTGCTCATATTCCTTTTACTTGGAAACAGATCACATGTAAGCAAGCAGAGGAAAGCCTCAAAGAGTCATTCAGCATCAAGTGA